A DNA window from Geovibrio ferrireducens contains the following coding sequences:
- the accD gene encoding acetyl-CoA carboxylase, carboxyltransferase subunit beta yields the protein MGITDFLLEKITKVSSQKKDMKENIWSKCSGCGEISYRQEIEDNYQCCPKCDFHFPVSAMQKIEYIIDPHSFIEFDAGIRSLDPLKFKDSKKYPDRIKAAVKKMDMNDAFVGGMGKINGREVNIGGIEFGFLGGSMGSVVGEKITRLVENAVKHRRHVITISCSGGARMQESILSLMQMAKTSAALAKLRMEGLGHISLLTDPTTGGVTASYAMLGDVIIAEPKALICFAGPRVIEQTIRQKLPEGFQRSEFLLEHGMVDIVSHRKRWRKDMTRVLDFFGYN from the coding sequence ATGGGAATAACCGACTTTTTGTTGGAAAAGATCACCAAAGTCAGCTCTCAGAAAAAGGACATGAAAGAAAATATATGGAGCAAATGCTCCGGCTGCGGGGAAATAAGCTACCGTCAGGAAATAGAGGACAACTACCAGTGCTGCCCCAAATGCGATTTTCACTTCCCCGTTTCTGCAATGCAGAAGATAGAGTACATCATAGACCCCCATTCCTTTATAGAGTTCGACGCAGGCATCCGCTCCCTTGACCCGCTGAAATTCAAAGACAGTAAAAAATACCCGGACAGAATAAAAGCCGCAGTCAAAAAAATGGACATGAATGACGCATTCGTGGGCGGCATGGGAAAAATCAACGGCCGCGAAGTGAATATCGGCGGTATTGAGTTCGGATTCCTCGGCGGCAGCATGGGCAGCGTTGTGGGCGAAAAAATCACCAGACTGGTGGAAAACGCAGTGAAGCACCGCAGACACGTTATCACCATATCCTGCTCAGGCGGCGCGAGAATGCAGGAGAGCATACTCTCCCTCATGCAGATGGCAAAAACATCCGCAGCCCTCGCCAAACTCCGCATGGAAGGTCTTGGGCATATATCACTCCTCACTGACCCCACAACAGGCGGCGTTACTGCAAGCTACGCCATGCTCGGCGATGTGATAATAGCTGAGCCCAAGGCTCTGATCTGCTTTGCAGGACCCAGAGTTATAGAGCAGACAATCAGGCAGAAACTGCCCGAAGGCTTCCAGCGTTCGGAGTTTCTCCTTGAGCACGGCATGGTGGACATAGTTTCCCACCGCAAACGCTGGAGAAAAGACATGACAAGGGTTCTGGACTTCTTCGGCTACAACTGA
- a CDS encoding bifunctional folylpolyglutamate synthase/dihydrofolate synthase, giving the protein MEGALAEAGFREESLGRIIHVAGTNGKGSTCRFTADMLKACGYKTALFTSPHILKVNERIVSDGRDISDADFDRIFAGCVPLIEKYRLSYFEALTLIAFMYFSELKPDFSVIETGMGGRFDSSNVLNVKLPVITAIAKDHAAFLGNSIYRIADEKLAIIKDNRTVMLGMNTPSVTEYIRKALPDKKIIFTEEASSEVPAPFGKNLALAENIVKELTGKLPLNFVPVLPPCRMERIGRFILDGAHNPHGMHELVKSADASKIGSVLISSTADRDIKKLVALLSPKFRNIVITEIPDNERSLRLPLDIAGTVQEKDAAKALNIAVELAGNADILVSGSLYLCAHIKKLLSD; this is encoded by the coding sequence ATTGAGGGTGCACTGGCCGAAGCCGGTTTCAGGGAAGAGTCACTGGGCAGAATAATCCATGTGGCCGGAACAAACGGCAAAGGCTCCACATGCCGCTTCACAGCGGACATGCTCAAGGCATGCGGCTATAAAACAGCCCTGTTCACCTCCCCGCATATTCTCAAAGTCAATGAACGCATCGTGTCTGACGGGCGTGATATAAGCGATGCGGATTTTGACCGCATATTCGCCGGATGCGTACCGCTTATAGAAAAATACCGCCTCTCATATTTCGAAGCGCTTACCCTCATTGCTTTTATGTATTTCTCAGAACTTAAGCCGGATTTCTCCGTCATAGAAACGGGGATGGGGGGAAGGTTCGATTCTTCAAATGTTCTGAATGTCAAACTGCCTGTCATCACTGCCATTGCCAAGGATCACGCCGCTTTTCTGGGAAACAGTATTTACCGCATAGCTGATGAGAAGCTGGCGATAATTAAGGACAACAGAACCGTTATGCTGGGGATGAATACGCCCTCCGTCACGGAATACATCAGAAAAGCACTGCCTGATAAAAAAATTATATTCACAGAAGAGGCAAGCTCAGAAGTGCCTGCCCCATTCGGGAAAAACCTTGCTCTGGCGGAGAATATTGTGAAGGAGCTCACAGGGAAGCTGCCCCTGAACTTTGTTCCGGTGCTTCCTCCGTGCAGAATGGAACGGATAGGAAGATTCATCCTTGACGGCGCGCACAACCCGCACGGCATGCATGAACTGGTGAAGTCTGCCGATGCATCGAAGATAGGCAGTGTGCTTATCTCCTCCACTGCGGACAGGGATATAAAAAAGCTCGTCGCCCTTCTCTCCCCTAAGTTCCGGAATATCGTAATAACCGAAATTCCGGATAACGAAAGAAGCCTGCGCCTCCCCCTTGACATAGCGGGAACCGTGCAGGAAAAGGACGCTGCAAAAGCGCTCAACATAGCGGTTGAACTTGCGGGAAATGCTGATATACTTGTCAGCGGCTCACTTTATTTGTGCGCCCATATAAAAAAGCTTCTTTCGGATTAA